GCTAGACGTTTGATTGCGTGAGAACAGTTTTGGACGATTGCCGCGACAATAAGAAGGTTTGTAAAGTTCCTAGTGCCTCAGCAAAACTGAAGCACTTGCGTGTCTTGCTCTACCTGGATCATACCCTTTCTGATATGATCTCCCTTACGTTGAGGTCTATTACAAAATAAACGCACCAAATAATTGGAAACGGTAGCGATATTAGCGGGAAGTTTGCAGCTTATTGCCTGCAGACAGCCACACTAGTTAGGAGCGTTAATGAGAAGAGATGTCCGTTTGAAGTTACCATACTTGCCATACTTGGGTTAGTGCTCCTACCTACAACTAGCTAAATACGACCGATCGGATGTATACGCCGATAAGGGGGTTTAGAGAATGAACGAACCTAGGCGATAGTGATGTGGGTGTGAGGCTGGTACGCTAGGCGTATTCTCGTTGCTTCTTAGACATTATTGGGCAGCCGCGTTCAAAGCATCAACTAAGAAAATGGCACTGTGAGGGGACGATGTGATGGGTACCCGTTCCGCGCGCTTGCTACTGTACATGCCCCATATCCcccttcctcctcctcctcctcctcccttCACCCGCGAACGTACATGAAGgtatgagtgtgtatgtgaagACGTGCTGTGCTAAGGGGTGAGATGAACGAGATGGTTGAAATGCGTTCGTACCAGGCCGCGCAACCAGCGTGTAAGTGTTAGAACCCTTGCTCCGTCTAATGCGAGAAGGTAGCGGATTAGGAGacctccccccccaccccatCCCTTTCCAGATACGGGATTTCAGGGTGGGTTAGTAAACACCGGTGTGTACGGTACCGAATCATTATCCTTTCGACTCTCTGCTCCCTTCCTCGCAagtgataaacaaaacacacacacacacacacatctgtACAAGTAATGCGTTGcatacacacgtacatacacacgtactcacacgcacacacacacacacatacaatggTTCCCATACTGACTACCGAATTGGATGCATTTGAATATAGTACATGAGCTATTGCcgtttatgtgtttgtgtgtatgtatgtgtgcgtatcTGTGAAGATTGGTTAATAAATGAACGAAAGCTTCGTCCGACTGACGGGTTGTACAGGCATATCCCGTTCGTACCTGATCTATACTAGGGGAACGCAATGAATCGTCCTTCGATTGACTATTTTCCAAACGCTTCGGACTTCGGGGCGTCCGCGAGTACGGGTCCTGAGCGCCATAGATTTCCTGGGTGCACAGGTTTAGCACGCACGTTTTCTTCACAATATCCACTATCGTTAAGCCGTACTCGTTGCCGTACGCCATACTGtaatacatgaaaaaaaaaaaacaatacgttGAACCCGCCCGTCGTTGGGAATAAAGGTGCGAGAATCTTACAGTCCGTAGTTGGAGTTGATGGTGAGCGCAGTTATCTGCACACTGCCGCACGCCCACGACGGAACGCATACCAGCTGAGCTTGAAACCCGGGCGGTTTTCGCTGTGGTCCAGTTTTCACCTTCAATAAACTGCAGTTCTGTTAAGGGGGAAAGAGACGATCAGCATTGAAGGACCTAATTAGTACTATGCTTAATGAATCATTCACAttaatctttagtgaggagtcattcctTACTAAAGGAGGGGGGAGGACAAGCTCTATGGTGGAGGTCATAAATCTTGCATGATTTAAATATCTAAAAGCATGcaagaattatttaaatagattcagattcattgattcaatttcaaagattcattcagattcatgaatctgaatcagattcacacCCAACACTAGTTCTAATGTTTGAGGGGAAAGAACGGGAGCCCTTGTACCAATCGCACCTACCTTCTTATCGCTCTCGGTTGAGTCAACGGTTTTTGGCAGTGATTTAGGTATGAACTCACATTCGGGACTGCCTTCAAATTCGGTAAAAGTTTCCATGGTGAACGGAATGTCCAAAACCTGGCGAGATAAAGCACATAAGCGGCACATGAACTCGGCGACATGAAATGGAAGCCACGTTTCTTATTACTCACCACAATGTCCCCGGTACTTTCGGCTCTCCGGAACTTGAACAGAACGACATAACCACAGTTGCAGGCAACACAAAGCTTTCTGCAGCGttagaaaagaaacaatgaGCTTGGAAATGTATTTGACAAGCGAAATAAACATAAGAAAACCAGTCACACACCTCGATTCCGCACACAAGGACAGCATTGAGATGGCTAACGGGTCCTCCTCGCCGCTGTCCAGCGATCTCACTCGGGGTTTCTCGAAGATCTTCGACGTCTTCAACTTGTACAGCACCTGCAGCGTACCGGCACTGGAGTCCCAGAACTTGATCGAACCGTCCTGGTGGCCGGTGAGGATGATTTCCGAGTAGCTGCAGGAGGTCGGCTGCCATTCGCCGCCATTGATCGGCCACTCGCGCTCGGAGTAGCCGGAGCGCCGGTTCGTGGCCGCGCTCCGTCCGACCGAGTAGAACGCGGGCACCAGATCGGACGGACAGTCGGCCAGGTAGGTACAGCAGGTGATCTGCGACTCGTGCAGGTCCATCGAATAAGGCGACTCGAACGTGGGATAGCCGGGCGTCAGCAGGTCGATCAGTACGAGGTCATTCTGCAGCAGTACCGCCACGGCGTACGGTTCTTGCAGGTCTGGGATTTGgtattgttaaacaaaaaaaaaaacgggtgcATTCAGTTAAGGTTCAATGATGCTTAGCGTTGGGGAAATTAGGCGTACCGCTGACCCACGGACTCTCGCACATGGTCACAAAGTCGACTACGCTGTGCTCCATCTCCAGGACGGTCGTCGATTTGCCCTGCACCATGACGGTGATGCAGTGCGACTTGGGACTGCATTTCTCCGTCGGCAGACCGCCCGAGAAAATGGTAAATTGATCTCTGTTGATATAATCAGAAGCGAGAGAAAGGGGGAACGAAGTCGATTAGTAAAAACCAAATCTAAAACCCTTGTCTTTGTGTCCCTTACCCTATTCTATTCGTTTTCACTTCAACTTTTTGAATAGAGTTACAGCtttccgtttttccttccttgttCGTTTTAGCTGCAGATAAAGAGGGTTCAGTTACAGGGAGTGCTCGGTAAGATATTGCGATTATCCGCCCTTGCCCGGTCTACTTACCGTGAGGAAAACTATGAGTTAAGGGTTTTGGTGAAAGTTTCAAAGGCCACGTACATAAAGAACCGTCGGTGTGTGATGTTATGAAGTGTTTCCCTTCGTGATGCCAGGAGCAGGAGCTGAGCGGCTCTTGCGACAGCCAGCGAAATTCCGCACATTTTCCTCTCATATCCCACAGCACTAATTGACCGGACTCGAATCCTATTAGCAGCTGTGATGGGTGAACGCAAGAACGATAACAACAAAATGTTAGCACACGTGTAAAATTAGCGCCCTGCGCCATCCCATTTGCTGCCCGGTGCCGCTTACCTTGTTTGCGTCCAGCGGATTATCGGACAGGTGAACCACTGCGCCAGGGTGCGTCTTGCGAATGctagaacgaaaacaaaacataagcaTACAGCGTTAGCGGCTAAGGGATCATGCCATATACGACTACGCGCGATTGCCTTACGGATCGATAGCTTTGTTCCAATTGATAACGTAGCCGCTGAGGGTGAACGAATCGACGTGGACGATGTGCGTATTGCCCTTCTCCGTTCCAATGTACAGCCACTTGGTACCGATGGGCAGATGCAGCCGAGATATTCTGTGGATATCAAACAAATCGTTAGGTGTGCTTTCATTGATGTTTTGTTACGCTTAAGGGGAGATTTACAGTCAGCATGTTTGcgaatttattccttttcgTTCTATCGACCAGGTGCGTCAACCAGGTGTGAACATTAACTGGTCAAACTTTCCATTCAATAATACCGTCAAACAGCAGCCGTACTTTGTGCAATTTGCTTGTGCTTCGCAAGCTTTAGACTTGGTAACTACACTACACTGAGGTAACTATACATAGTGACCAAAAAATTCCCTCGGACTGCTTAATTCCCCCTTGCGACCAACCAACACTGCTCACGCTCTCGGATCGTTACCTTTCCCGCTGGAACTTCAGGCTCTGCACCACCTTCGGGATTTTGGTGTGGAAATTCCATAGATGCAGCGTATCGTCGGCGGTGGCCGTCACCAGGCACCCCTCATTTACCAGGAACTCGATCAGATTGACGGCACAGGCCGATTCACCCTCATGCTTCACGCAGGCATCCACACCGAACTTGCCCAACCTGGAAAACACGATGAGTTCGCTTAGTGATCGGCGGTTTTGATGGGTGGGGTGGTGTTGCACTATACTTACAGCCGCATGGAGCCAAACTTGTCTCCCACGGCCAAAATTCGCTGGACGGGATCGAAGGCCAGCGCCGTGGGCGAGTAGGGAAAGCCATGGCGAAAGGTCTGTTGGTGAAAATTAGAAAGGAGAAGGagagaatacaaaaaaatgttcctgGTGGTGAGATAGACTGAACAGGTACGTGTAGATGCATATAATTTTACATGTATATCTGGAAAGCTTATAGCAAGAAGTTCTGCCGACCGGTGCCATATGGAATCAATATAAAAGTATAGTCTTCCGGATATACGCCGTGCGGAGCGTTCAGCGCAATGGGTACGGGGGGATGATGATAGCCAACAAATATTATAGCTATTACCTGCTATCTATTATCTTAATATGTCAACTATTGATTATCATAATATACAGGCATTCCAACGCCCCCTTCCCAAGGTACCGTTTCGATAAGGATCGCAATTTCGAACGATTTTAACCTAATAGCTCCGTGAAGTACATGGCTTATACTTCGTATCTGGTGTACAAACTTCCATCATTAAACGTTTTATACTTttataaataaagtaaatgatAGCTAGCAAAAATACACCACATGGGTTCGGGCATAAAACGGTGCATATCTTGTGCGCACACTCATGATATAAAAGGGGAGCTACTCCGGGTGGTAACAGTAACCTGAACCGGGTAGCGAGGGGTAGGGGGACATTTTCTTCCCCTCCTTACTTGCTCTCCTCCCTCACACTACTCCCACTCCACCCGAGCGGGAGAGTTCAAAAGCACATCTGCGCAGTGCGCGAGGCTGCTGGAAAATTGGGTCCTGCTCCAACCCAGGCCGGGGGCGAGGCAGCAACGGGAAAGCGCAACTCGCACGGTCCTAGCCTggcacgcaaacaaaaaaaaaactgcaagaATTATTGATTCGCACCGTTGTTGGggtaggaaaaacaaaatgtccaaCGGTGCATCAACAGGGGAAACCGAAGGGACGGCATACAGCGGTGTTGATAAGTATGAGGTGGGGGGGATGCTGCTCACATGACCGTGGACAAAATTTTCTCGGTGTGATCGTGCTGTGCCCCATCATCAGTCAGGCTATCGATTTTATGTTCGCCATCGCATAACCGGGGTTGGGGGTGGACTCGCCATTTTCTGGGCAGGTTGAGGATGAATGGTAGCCGGCGGAGTGCAAAAGGGAACTTAATTTTGCGGATAACAACTAGGACCCTGCTAGATAGTCTGCTCTTTTCCGCTCTATTGCTTGCTCTTGCCTCATAAGGGACGGACAAGGATTATTGTGTGTAATGTGCACTTGAATCATTCCCAGGCCTGCAGAGTACCACCGATGAAACTGTTCCTATACCATATGTCGAAGCAAAACGCCTTCTCGTTCAGCTCAATGTGGATGATGTATTATGATGACCTTCGCCGGATGGTG
This sequence is a window from Anopheles marshallii chromosome X, idAnoMarsDA_429_01, whole genome shotgun sequence. Protein-coding genes within it:
- the LOC128712578 gene encoding syntaxin-binding protein 5, translated to MKKFTFKGVLDGFRSSVNQQTPAGGGAAKICIEQEIQETLRTEHFQLKKTFRHGFPYSPTALAFDPVQRILAVGDKFGSMRLLGKFGVDACVKHEGESACAVNLIEFLVNEGCLVTATADDTLHLWNFHTKIPKVVQSLKFQRERISRLHLPIGTKWLYIGTEKGNTHIVHVDSFTLSGYVINWNKAIDPIRKTHPGAVVHLSDNPLDANKLLIGFESGQLVLWDMRGKCAEFRWLSQEPLSSCSWHHEGKHFITSHTDGSLCTWPLKLSPKPLTHSFPHAKTNKEGKTESCNSIQKVEVKTNRIGDQFTIFSGGLPTEKCSPKSHCITVMVQGKSTTVLEMEHSVVDFVTMCESPWVSDLQEPYAVAVLLQNDLVLIDLLTPGYPTFESPYSMDLHESQITCCTYLADCPSDLVPAFYSVGRSAATNRRSGYSEREWPINGGEWQPTSCSYSEIILTGHQDGSIKFWDSSAGTLQVLYKLKTSKIFEKPRVRSLDSGEEDPLAISMLSLCAESRKLCVACNCGYVVLFKFRRAESTGDIVVLDIPFTMETFTEFEGSPECEFIPKSLPKTVDSTESDKKNCSLLKVKTGPQRKPPGFQAQLVCVPSWACGSVQITALTINSNYGLMAYGNEYGLTIVDIVKKTCVLNLCTQEIYGAQDPYSRTPRSPKRLENSQSKDDSLRSPSIDQAGPDEPARPEQVGETVGPSVPCPAVPSSTFATCVPSTTSTERREPATMLDCDVEEPPPVVGALAGVPGPVQMQAPPVDEAAAAAAARRAKKSFIESLPLPKWLRSLNKLDNSFSRSRSSSMSSLENNAMEAVTCLAFADSYVKKSDPSMALPTAWLGTSLGSILTISLSIPENDLRKANVVQSAPTGAMFRLKGSILSMSLLDCNGALIPYSFESWREDSKDGKEKRERTPTKTSSTKMSPTNPDGLCDRQFIAIASEKQAGVFALPSQNCVYRKKLVDFDFIVKAEIISMKDSVCLICYASNGHLMVFTLPSLKPLLEVDFLPLADLSFQTKCKQGVVDPMLSIWGQQLIVNEDSNVISRTFSFSNKGHGLYLATPTEIQKFTVCQEFSHQYNNMLGDLYVPHEMPEAPKESFFKGLFGGGMRNLDREELFGESSGKANRSVAKHIPGPNANIQELNARTTSVTSEIGKAHQLMLERGDKLSQLEERTERMANEAQQFSSSAHLLMNKYKDKKWYQL